The sequence cacaaaaatattgcaatatcacaaaccattaaaatactgcaataaacatcctcctccaaatatttttagaatttaataaccaataaacctaaaaaataacataagaagatgaagacaaaaatagctatgtgtagtcacaatcatcgctattcaaaagttattcttccaactaatccaaaaagaatacatactagaTACCTCTTATCAATCATGtcacttaccttgaatattcttctcgtattccctatatttttcaagctcatcttcgattaggtcaatccttgattcaagactatccattttctcctcaagttttttggaagacacttcaagttcatttttcagagcacgaacttgtttcaaaacgagattcatggttagagagagcttatcaaactgagagacagaagggttctcatcagaagaagagacatgtttgtcatagcacatctcattgtcagaagaatcgaaatgaatcttctttgagggaaatagaactgtccatacatcactttatttacttgaaagactagaggaggacatgatagagaggatgaaatgagagtgctgaagaggtagAGCCTTTTAAAAGGAATACAGGTATAGAATTCCCaaaaacaccctttttaccaaatcctaacagaagttggttatcaaaaaagctgaagccgttcacgaacaagacctgaaaaagcacaaaaaaaaatgttacagtccccttgtatattatgattcttgtataagaggaagagaacacaagaatcatttttcaacaagattactgagcataaggcctccaatccaagattggactgggataatctttgcaaaaagagaaaccacccatttcactaggtttctgcttatccattgtgatcagagttttagaaaacttgactgcagatctttgcaaattctgcaccgtttttgaaaacaccttttgatgaaaggtagacttcctttttGTTTTCAGCATACTACGGTTAGCCAGGAATGACTGTTTTTGATTtgacgtgctaagatgatcctgaggtGAACTCAACTGAACAAAGCGATTTCGTAGAATCTTTTCCGATAAACTCCTGGAGTTTaacacaaaatcaggagaggtttgTTGATCCAACACAGGCGGACATGTCACGaaggaatcatgagaatgattttcaacAAAAAGACCgagagagcaatcatagatttcctcaggacaataatcaagagtattcatccatgctttagttatctctcttatctccgtttcaggatttttcgaagaggcttgaacacacataagaccagtttcattagtacgggtcttcttggtattcttatcctttatattgactaacgaagtttccttttgagactttcttttactacgtctgaggatcttcttaagtttttgtataaacaaagacaacgtagaaataaagaaattctcacttttctctttcGTCAATTTTGGATCACAAGATTTATGATCAGGAGATGTGACACGGTTTCCAAGCAAATGATGATCGTCTCTTGCCatatattcgcgatcgaaaattctaatttttccgaccagtgtgtttcgtgaaagagtattacggttatttccttcaacgatggcatgtcttttagattcgtatctggatggtagcgatcgaaggattttcatcacaatttccttttcatgaatgtcctacccaatgcacataatgcattaacaatttcagacagtttgtgataaaaatcgtcgaACAAATCTTCTTCTGCTAtagaaaggtcttcccattcggaattaaggttttgaatcctagcttccttttcaccggggttaccttcaaatacgctttctaaagtatcccaagcttctttagacgtagtgcatgAGATCACTTGATGTCTAAGGTTTGGGGAAACAACATGTAGGATGGCGTtcaacccgtcggagttttgccttgcagcaactaactcggcagtattgtacatacataaatcttttggTACAAAAACATCTATTTCCATAACAACGAGAGTCTCATATCCattcacaacacatatccatgattggaagtcacgcgactgaagaaaagtgtgcataacaactttccaccgtatatagtttgagccatcgaggactggtggtacgttaatagagataacacttctgtccatagagtcagatcgctacaaacacagacttgttaggtcttaaacatgttttcctgctctgataccaattgaaaaagcgggggtctaacaacaccacccaatatttcgcttagcaatctgtatggactaaccccgaaatactttgctagtgaatcaactagacagtcagactcaatctagatataagtatctcaagaagttaatatctctctctttatttgatttttactcaagctaaaaacaataacgagtctttatcaaatacaaggaatacttggacggtaccaaagaccaatgtccaatgatcaatcaatatcaatcaacaaccaaaggttggatttccaattgatgatcactaaCGCaccacctgtattatttcaattatataacatataatgcggaaaagaaataacacagaaaccagagattttgtaaacgaggaaaccgcaaatgcagaaaaaccccgggacctagtcaagattgaatacacattgtattaagccgctacagacactagcctactgcaaactaacttcggactggaccatagttgaaccccaatcagtctcccacttatccaaggtacatttgtactcctaccctctgatcccagcaggatactacgcacttgattcccttagctgatctcacccacaaccaagagttgctgcaacccaaaatcacagacttgataataaatatatctgtcccacacagaaaagtctatcaaaggataaatctgtctcccacagataaaccctaggttttgttccgtcttttgatataaaatcaaggtgaacaggaaccaattgataatccggtcctatattcccgaagaacaacctagattaatcaatcacctctctacaatccttcctgactacacaagcggattgtcgaggaatcacaaacagtgagacgaagatgtttgtgacttctttatcttgcctatcggagaactctcacgatctcaagccaatcaattgattgtactcgtacgatagaagatgcaagatcagatcacacaactacgataaagtagtatcggtctggcttcacaatcccaatgaagtctttaagtcgttaacatgattttagagaagaaaatcaaaggttaatggagatcgaccctagcgggcgcactagtagcacacagacgtgtggggattagttttgcacaatgctagatgtctcctttatatagccttcaaatcagggttttgccttagttacaaagcaatccttattcaccgttagatgaaaatctgatttagattcaagctaatatttctcaaccgttagattaaaaacttagcttgtcacacacacttgggtagacgtttactgggttcgtgaaaacgatgcccaaacgtgtacgtgtatgttggttcaacatagtaacccaaaaggttaaccatatgagaatttcatattaaccttgttcttcttcaccataactagttcaattgactcaaatgaactagttaaagagttgttcaattgctatgagatcttatgtaactatacaagacacaattgaaacaaagatgattcgattcgattgaatcgtctcatgaacattatagccacggtttgcataaagtattcctaagtaatttaatgtttcatgttcacagcacatctttagatcataacctcttaagttcacaaacaagttcgcggacttaagttaatcggttgagttttccaaactcagcagaaattctcggaaagagaacttccgccagttcgcggactgggttcgcggactgagttcgcggactaagcacataaacgagtttcggaaaatcccaacagaaattcttggtcgagaacttccgacagttcgcggacttggcaaactaattccacaatcctcccgatttctcttgatcaacaaagttcgaaaacttcggttcaaggaatacatggttatgtaatctaaagtctcatttcaatcattgagacattctcagaggacgctatgtagccgttattcacagaccgattcacgtcagagcaattctcaaagtgattgaaacttttcatgacttccgtcattaggtgaagataaacttgatcaaagcgaaacgctttaccaacacacgatttcgagataaaagataagcaatgaatgctcagctcgaaatgtcaaatgtgtatgatctagtctatatagcatacgacttttgtctcattataagtaggatatagaagagatagacttttgcgtgatagataagttcaagtctccacatacctttttgttgatgaagttccacggttccttgtatagatcttcgtcgttgtatgatgaatcgccatgaagtccttgagctcaactacacttttatatcctagtccgagacttagctatgtaggctagaaatcaagacttatagttttgatcactaacattgacaaacatgcttgagatagcaacgcatgcgaggttgaccgagctatgctctaacaaaaactgcACCCACACCTGTAGAACATGCATCAGTTTCTAGAATAAAAGGTTTGGAAAAGTCTGGTAAGGCGAATACTAGAGCAGTGGCCATTGCAGATTTTAGAGCTACAAAAGCTTGGAGTGCTGATGGTGACCAAGAAAAAAGAGTCTTTCTTTAGCATATCAGTTAAAGGTTTGTTGATATTGCCATAACCTTTAATAAACCTCCTGTAATAACCAGTTAATCCCAAAAAACCCATGAGTTGTTTAAGAGTAGTTGGTTGGGGCCAATTTTGCGTAGCTTCAATCTTATCAGGGTCAGCAACAACTCCCTCAGAAGTGATTAAGTGTCCCAAATAAGAAAGTCTTGGTTGTGCAAAGCAACACTTGTTCTTGTTAGCAAAGATAGAATGGTGTCTTAACAATTGTAATGTTTGAGAAAGATGGACAACATGCTCTTCAATGGACCTATTATAAACCAAGATATCATCAAAAAATACAAGGATGAACTTTCTTAAAAATGGTTTGAATATAGTGTTCATCAAGGACTGAAAAGTGGCAAGAGCATtggttaaaccaaatggcataaccCTGAATTCATAATGTCCTTGATGGGTTCTAAAAGCAGTTTTATGGATGTCATCTAAGTCCATCAAGATTTGATAATAACCAGATTTCAAGTCAATCTTAGAAAAAATGATTGCACCATTTATTTCATCTAACAAGATCATCTATCAAAGGAATATGGAACTTATCTTTGATTGTCATATCATTGAGTTTTCTATAATCACcattttttcttgatcaacagaATAGGTGATGCAAAAGGGATGTGACTCTCTTGTATAAATCCAGCATCTAACAGCTCTTGTACCAGCTGGTCCACCGCTATTTTTTGTAAATGAGGACATCTATAGGGCCTTTGAGAGACATGCTCAGAATTGGGATTTAAAGGTATTTTGTGATATAATTCCCTTTGTGGTGGTAATGATGTAGGGGGAGAAAAAACATCTGAGAAAGACTCTACAATTGTAGCAATGCTGGGGTGAATTGGCTCTAGAGGTAGAGCTGATATAGAAAAAAATTGACCAATAAATGCAGGGGTATTGTCCTTGAGAAACTGTAAGAAATTATTACCACTAATCATATTACAAGTGGGTAGAGAAGAGCTTCCCTGATGATTAATGTGTTGGCCCTGATAAAAGAAGGAAATCCTTAGCTCAACTAAACTGAACATAACATCACCAAGCTGCTTTAGCCAATCGACTCCAAGAACCATGTCGCAACCTCCCAGTGGTAAAATGCGTAAATCACTGACAAAATCGTATCCCTGCATATCCCAAGCTAATTTAGGGAATATACCTTTACTGATGGTAGTATCACCATTAGCCACTGTCACCAGCATGTGACCAGTAGGGGAAACTGGCAGTTGTAGTTGCTCAGCCAACTTGGCATCCACAAAATTGTGGGTACTACCAGTATCGATCAGAATGAAGATATCTCGCGACTGCAAATGACCAGGAACTCGAATTGTATTCTGTGTAACCAACCCTGTCAATGCATGAAGCGAAATCTCCATAGGAGAATCCAAAGACGATGTTGATGGAGAGGTAGTATCATCTTCGAGCTCTTCAACTGAATATGGAGAGCCGTTGTCTTCTGAAGCAACCAACATAAATAACTGCTGAGTCTTGCAAATGTGTCCATGTTTATAAAACTCATCGCAATTGTAACATAACCCTTTTTCTCTTCGAACCTTCATCTGAGCTGGAGTGAGTCGGTTTATAGGGGGGAGTGAAGGTTCCAATTTAGTGGGTGTTGCTGGAAGGGTAACAAGTGGCTTAGAATTAGTAAAGGGTGGTTTGGGAGGAGTAGTAAGTGGAGATAAAACAGGTCTGATAGAGTGGGTGTTGGAGGAATAAGTTGTATGAGAAGGTGGAAATGCTTTAGAAAATGGTCGAGAACGATTCGACTGAAAGTCGACTGAAGCCTGTTGCATTCTAGCCAAATAAAAGGCATCTGTATCTGTAGAAGGTTTAAACATCTGAACAGGGTGGCGGATCTCATCTTTGAGGCCACTGATAAAACTCATTGTAAAGTAATCATCAGATAAACTTGGATTACGAGCTTTCATTATGGCTTTTAAGGATTCGTATCTATCAAAATACTCCTCTACAGTTGTGAGTTGAGACAATTTGTTAAAACTTCCTACATAATTATCAGAAGCTATATCTTCAAAACGACAACAAATATCAGAAGAAAATTGATGAGACCATTCTATCATGGGTTTACCTTCTTGGTAGTCTAAAAACCATGAATCAGCTCTACCATCAAGATGAATGGATGCTAAATCTACTTTATGAGCATCAACAACCATATTCAACTGAAAATATCTAACACATTTACGAATCCAACCTCGAGGGTTATTTCCATCGAATATAGGAAAGTCAATCTTAGGGTGACGAGAGAATTTACCAGGTTGAGAAATCATTGCAGTAAGCTCAGGAGGAACTGCATCTTCACCGGACGGATCTGGCTCAGTCTCAGAAATTGGATCAGTATGAATACCCATCCGTCGACAAAACAAAACAATAGTAGAGAGTGATTCCTTGACATGAGTCATCTCAGCAGAAAGAGCACGAAATTCAGAAGTAAGGGTCTTCGCCGATTCCTCCAAAGTAAGTAATCGATCTGAATGAACCTGCAACTGAGTTGCAGCTTCTTTTACTGTAGTAATCTTTTCTCCTCCTCCGGTCATTACTTAAGGTAATCAGGATCGTTAATGgctgataccaattgtcatgaACAGAATTACATATTCAATTACTAACAGTAACCTACTCTCCTAACTTAAGGAAGAGCCTATCAAATTTCTTCATTAATTTCAACATAATCTCTTACACAATTATCTGGACAATAAATAGCCGCAAACACACACAGTTCACCATTGGGTGATAACAAAACTACTAATCTCACCCATGGGGTGGTAACAAACAAACCAGGTGCCCTAGAAAGAAAATAAGCTAAATGGGTATTGCTGATGCTAATGCGTTTATAAGGTCTCCAGGCCCATGACAGACTTAACAACTAATGACCCCTTTAGTTACATGACATGccgattgtaaaaaaaaaaaaaaaaggatgagtTTTTACATAAAAATACATCCATAATCGGTGGATAAAGTTCCCCCCGTGTACCGATtataaaaaactaaaattaaGAGTTTTTCTGTAATTTATTTTTTCCATGGAAAAGCGGGGGTATTACAACCACACCCAagaattcgtttggcaatctatatagactaaactccaatataattccgagagcaccagcttaaaagcgagctcaaccaagagttatatcaaagagctttatctccaTTTCTCGATATAACCAgaaaatcgaacaaatagaaatccgtgagcctgattgatgtgagaaataacttggacggtaccaaagaccaatgcccaagtgtcaatcaagttatatccaacaaacaaggtcgtatttatcaactgattgaactacgcacaacctgtgatattttaattatataaacaaatataatgtggaaaagaaataacagagacacccgaaattttgttaacgaggaaaccgcaaacgcagaaaaaccccgggacctagtctagatttgaataccacactgtattaagccactaaagatactagcctattacaaattaacttcagactggactatagttgagtcctaaccaagtctcacgccgattaaggtacaatcgcgttccttaggcctctagaaccacgtcggattctgcgcacttgatacccttagatgatctcacccaaaacagAGTTGctccgacccaaagtcgaagacttataaacaaatctgtctcccacagataagtctattctgatagataaatctgtctcccgcagaagtacctatgaagttttgttccgtcttatgataaatcaaggtgaacatgaaccaattgataatccagtcttatactctcgaagagcaacctataaatatcaatcacctcacaataacttaactatatggtggtagaagaagttactgcagaaccacaaagtctgagacgaagaattttgtgattactttttatatcttacccatcggagataaatctctagcaaatcttagagaagataatactcaacacgataaaacaagtaagatcagaatacacaactacagagaaaatagttggatctggtttcatgaatcccaaatgaagtattcaagtcgttaacctaatatggtttcggaaaaacctaagttaaaggagaatcgactctagtttgcaactaggacacaggaaagtaccgggattaggttttccagtttctagagttctcctttatatagtctttcaaatcagggtttgcttacaatcaaagctaagatagcttagtaacaaagcattcaatattcaccattagatgaactactgatttaatattcaagctaagtctgctttaaaataaagcaattaatctcaaccgttagatggtcttagcttgttacacacaaatgaaatataccttcatttagatatgggtaactgtacctaaacgtgtacattgagttggctcaataacagttaaccgaagttatccatatgaacacttttgtcttaaccacattcatctaaaatttttagatcaaatatgatgatcaatcaatcatgaaagataatcaaatgaatctaattgtgtttcaaatagagttgtccaactgttcactatctcataaaatatatatgaacaaattgaaataaaatcggattgattcgtaattgtacaaagtacttatacaagaatcaattcatgaacattaagccacggtttgcaaagattgcattccttaattcataaatattttatattatgagtatgagaatcatacttaaccgattttagaacttaaccactgtgtttgcagaccaggtatgcaaacaacaaCTCTGGACCTTGGtctgtccagccgttcgcaaaccaggtacgcgaCCAGctgtcccggacccaactcaggtgaaaccgtttgCACACTAGGTACGGAAAtaaggttcccggacctttacaggtaaaaccattcgcatactaggtacgcaaacaaggttcccggacctgaatcataccaatacagtttgcatactaggtatgcgtactatGTTGTAcccagacatggttaattgttcaaaactcccatttcaatcattgaaacatccttgaaagacgacaatagctgtctcacacaaactattagcttcaagtaattttcaagtgatcgaatgatcaatacgaaacattccaagtcgacatcaaatgattgtctcatacaaatcatgtaagatgtttcaaggcaatttccacatgaccatattttgacttaatatttagtttccaacaaatatattgtttccaactaaactcatcaagaatatgatgaacatagttaaagtaaaaagcttccaacacatatttcgagaaatagataagcgagataaacttagctcgaaatatcaaatgtgtataatataaaagtttatatagttacacgacttagtctcattaggagatagaatagaataaacttctgagcgatagataagttttagtctccacataacttttgttgatgaagttcctccaatatatcctcagtagatcttcgtctttaatcgatgaacgccatcaagtctaaagctcaactacacattctatcatagtccgagacatagctataagtagactagaaatcaagaatatagttttgatcaactaaacttgacaaacaagcttgagatagcaacgcttgcgagtttgaccgaataGTGCTCTTACATGCCTGAATCAGATTAGATAAATGTCTTTATCTACTGATTACAAATCTGGACATTTCTTCAATTGTTTAGATCATAACTTTTTCATCTGACGTCGgagtgacctcattctttttggagTGAACTCGTGTTTTTATTCTATATAATATAGAAATAAAAATCATGTTGGACAAGTCCTAAATTATTCTTGGATCCAAGGATTCCATATTTGCATCTCATACTCTTAAATCAAGAAAAAATGGGCACTTCCTTTAACCATAACGGTTTATATTAATGtccacatcaaccgattctgggtttGATGTTCTTCGTCG comes from Papaver somniferum cultivar HN1 chromosome 7, ASM357369v1, whole genome shotgun sequence and encodes:
- the LOC113295889 gene encoding uncharacterized protein LOC113295889, with translation MTGGGEKITTVKEAATQLQVHSDRLLTLEESAKTLTSEFRALSAEMTHVKESLSTIVLFCRRMGIHTDPISETEPDPSGEDAVPPELTAMISQPGKFSRHPKIDFPIFDGNNPRGWIRKCVRYFQLNMVVDAHKVDLASIHLDGRADSWFLDYQEGKPMIEWSHQFSSDICCRFEDIASDNYVGSFNKLSQLTTVEEYFDRYESLKAIMKARNPSLSDDYFTMSFISGLKDEIRHPVQMFKPSTDTDAFYLARMQQASVDFQSNRSRPFSKAFPPSHTTYSSNTHSIRPVLSPLTTPPKPPFTNSKPLVTLPATPTKLEPSLPPINRLTPAQMKVRREKGLCYNCDEFYKHGHICKTQQLFMLVASEDNGSPYSVEELEDDTTSPSTSSLDSPMEISLHALTGLVTQNTIRVPGHLQSRDIFILIDTGSTHNFVDAKLAEQLQLPVSPTGHMLVTVANGDTTISKGIFPKLAWDMQGYDFVSDLRILPLGGCDMVLGVDWLKQLGDVMFSLVELRISFFYQGQHINHQGSSSLPTCNMISGNNFLQFLKDNTPAFIGQFFSISALPLEPIHPSIATIVESFSDVFSPPTSLPPQRELYHKIPLNPNSEHVSQRPYRCPHLQKIAVDQLVQELLDAGFIQESHIPFASPILLIKKKW